In Microbulbifer salipaludis, a genomic segment contains:
- a CDS encoding CsgG/HfaB family protein: MFTRGSKLVTALSFMLAISGCTAVKKTGDALFGPGLQDAQLTPRNNTYRDLLGLPQPKGKILAAVYNFRDQTGQYKPAPSSSFSTAVTQGAASMLMNVLNESGWFIPLEREGLQNLLTERKIVRAALAKPNAPENNTMLPSLVAANILIEGGIVAYDTNIRTGGAGARYFGIGADEQYRVDQVTVNLRAVDIRSGRVLHSVLTSKTVYSKAISADVFRFVKFKRLLEIEVGTTTNEPAQLAMLSAMESAVIHLISQGIVANSWALDNPEDINNPVLQYYLNEGTAIL; the protein is encoded by the coding sequence ATGTTTACAAGAGGTTCCAAACTTGTCACCGCCCTGTCATTTATGCTCGCCATAAGTGGCTGTACTGCTGTCAAGAAAACCGGTGATGCGCTGTTTGGCCCCGGCCTGCAAGATGCACAATTGACGCCGCGCAACAATACGTACCGCGATCTACTGGGGCTCCCACAGCCCAAGGGGAAAATACTGGCAGCGGTGTACAATTTTCGTGACCAAACAGGCCAGTACAAACCTGCCCCCTCCAGTAGCTTTTCCACGGCGGTAACCCAGGGGGCCGCCTCAATGCTGATGAATGTGCTAAACGAATCCGGTTGGTTTATTCCGCTGGAACGCGAGGGGCTGCAGAATCTGCTCACCGAGCGCAAGATTGTACGTGCCGCACTGGCAAAACCCAACGCGCCGGAAAACAATACCATGCTGCCGTCGCTGGTTGCCGCAAACATTCTTATCGAGGGCGGCATCGTTGCCTACGACACCAATATCCGCACCGGGGGCGCCGGTGCGCGCTATTTTGGCATTGGTGCCGATGAGCAGTACCGGGTAGATCAGGTTACCGTCAACCTGCGGGCGGTGGACATCCGTTCCGGCCGGGTGCTGCATTCAGTGCTCACGTCAAAAACGGTTTATTCCAAGGCAATCAGTGCCGACGTCTTTCGCTTTGTGAAATTCAAGCGACTGCTGGAAATCGAGGTGGGCACCACCACCAATGAGCCCGCGCAGCTGGCCATGCTCTCAGCGATGGAATCCGCCGTAATTCACCTGATCAGCCAGGGGATTGTTGCGAATTCCTGGGCTCTCGATAATCCGGAGGATATCAATAATCCGGTATTGCAATATTACCTGAACGAAGGCACCGCCATTCTTTAG
- a CDS encoding curli assembly protein CsgF translates to MKTIKSASLLLAPGLVLCSNLALATELVYEPRNPNFGGNPLNGGYLMQNAQSQDDNEDPDNPADLYQQPSALDRFTDSLETRLLNQLLTDVGDGNSGELITDDFIVQIVDNDGVLTVLITDRATGDKSEIIVSGLNPTN, encoded by the coding sequence ATGAAAACCATAAAATCGGCGAGTCTGCTACTCGCTCCGGGCCTTGTACTCTGCAGTAACCTGGCACTCGCCACCGAGCTGGTGTATGAGCCGCGCAATCCAAATTTTGGCGGCAACCCGCTAAATGGTGGCTACTTGATGCAAAACGCCCAGTCCCAGGACGACAACGAAGACCCCGACAATCCCGCCGACCTGTACCAACAGCCCAGCGCGCTGGACCGTTTTACCGACTCATTGGAAACCCGGCTGCTCAACCAGTTGCTCACCGACGTGGGTGATGGCAACAGCGGAGAGCTGATCACCGACGACTTTATCGTCCAGATCGTCGACAACGATGGTGTGTTGACTGTCCTGATCACCGACCGGGCCACGGGCGACAAAAGTGAAATCATCGTCAGCGGTCTCAACCCCACCAATTAA
- a CDS encoding curli production assembly/transport protein CsgE: MNSLRTGVLLCMLLAVTAVAQEDSGTLEESAAAASSAGIEEEISGFNIDQTITRTGHDFARFMSEYRNLNYPDSDYNLTIQERPSARWGNLIWITYNNKTVFRRFISPSTNNIRQLAEEASKMIHEMVLQEKVRAAFTDHFDLGKDEL; encoded by the coding sequence ATGAATTCCCTGCGAACCGGTGTGCTGTTGTGCATGTTGCTGGCCGTTACCGCGGTCGCGCAGGAAGACAGTGGCACCCTGGAAGAATCCGCCGCGGCAGCAAGCAGCGCTGGCATCGAGGAAGAGATAAGCGGGTTCAATATTGACCAGACCATTACCCGCACCGGTCACGATTTTGCCCGGTTCATGAGCGAGTATCGTAACCTGAATTATCCAGACAGTGATTACAACCTGACGATTCAGGAAAGACCGTCGGCACGCTGGGGCAACCTCATCTGGATTACCTACAACAACAAAACCGTGTTTCGGCGCTTTATCAGTCCCAGCACCAACAATATTCGTCAGCTGGCGGAGGAAGCATCAAAAATGATTCACGAGATGGTGCTTCAGGAAAAAGTCCGCGCAGCGTTTACCGACCACTTTGACCTAGGCAAGGATGAACTCTGA
- a CDS encoding response regulator transcription factor — protein MPILFLSDSGLHGDLLFSLVSESLPNSWEKAEFGKQKHCLKTYDAIIVNCFGLNTQSSPGTELQHLRSIDHPRVLLINLPNDMPSHISKPLEERKFVFLCDNRTGQQELLKKLSLGIQNARQPGDTESRSRLLLTKREQEILAQLTTGEPNSIIASRLHLSEHTVKNHMYNIFRKIGVKNRLQASNWAKLHLEAERI, from the coding sequence ATGCCGATTCTCTTTTTGAGCGATTCCGGCCTGCACGGGGACTTGCTGTTCTCACTCGTATCTGAATCATTGCCAAACAGCTGGGAAAAAGCCGAATTTGGCAAGCAAAAGCACTGTCTCAAAACCTACGATGCGATCATCGTCAACTGCTTCGGGCTCAACACCCAGTCCTCGCCCGGCACTGAACTTCAACACCTGAGAAGTATTGACCATCCCCGGGTGCTCCTGATCAACCTTCCCAATGACATGCCGTCACATATCAGCAAGCCGCTGGAAGAGCGCAAGTTTGTGTTTCTTTGCGACAACCGCACCGGGCAGCAGGAACTGCTTAAAAAACTCTCCCTGGGTATTCAGAACGCGCGCCAGCCCGGTGATACGGAATCACGTTCCCGGCTACTGCTGACCAAGCGCGAGCAGGAAATCCTCGCCCAGCTCACCACCGGGGAACCCAACAGTATTATCGCCTCGCGCCTGCACTTGAGCGAGCACACCGTCAAAAACCATATGTACAACATATTCCGCAAGATCGGTGTCAAAAACCGCCTGCAGGCGAGCAACTGGGCCAAGCTGCACCTGGAAGCCGAACGCATATGA
- a CDS encoding HlyD family secretion protein, with the protein MLAGCTEPDEVALGTLEWDRIALPAPAAEKIVAIHVREGQRVSPGQVLLQLDPEQTLARLGAAEAAVAQQSAALQALNDGPRQEQIARARAELEAAQAEARDRQADYQRIVALGKKNYASRSDIDGAQAAAETAQAQVRAAREQLLELERGTRPEDIEQGRAALAEARAQAQAQRVLLEKLTLRAPRPGIVDSIPFKLGDEAPLGGSLAVLLTGAAPYARVYVPQSMRLRVQVDGQAQVFLEGIGEAERLAGRAGPFPGRVRMVRNAPSFTPYYALTGDDVTRLSYIAEIQLGKAAAQLPAGLPLRASFSGNVGAPVPDGEFHGQPNPTPQSAPVESAEDEPPALPATEDPDQYGPYDGEK; encoded by the coding sequence TTGCTTGCTGGCTGTACCGAGCCGGATGAGGTGGCGCTCGGCACACTGGAATGGGATCGGATTGCACTCCCCGCGCCGGCGGCGGAAAAAATCGTGGCCATTCATGTGCGCGAGGGACAGCGCGTTTCCCCGGGGCAGGTGCTGTTGCAGCTGGACCCGGAGCAAACCCTGGCCCGGTTAGGCGCGGCGGAAGCCGCGGTCGCACAGCAGAGTGCCGCCCTGCAAGCGCTGAACGACGGCCCGCGGCAGGAACAGATTGCGCGCGCCAGAGCCGAGCTCGAAGCGGCGCAGGCAGAGGCGCGGGATCGCCAGGCCGACTATCAGCGAATTGTGGCTCTGGGAAAGAAAAACTACGCATCCCGCTCAGACATCGATGGGGCCCAGGCGGCAGCGGAAACTGCCCAGGCCCAGGTGCGCGCGGCGCGCGAGCAGTTGCTGGAGCTGGAGCGCGGTACGCGGCCAGAAGACATTGAGCAGGGGCGCGCGGCACTGGCCGAGGCGCGAGCGCAAGCACAGGCGCAGCGGGTATTGCTGGAAAAGCTCACGCTGCGTGCGCCGCGCCCCGGTATTGTGGACAGCATCCCCTTCAAGCTGGGTGATGAGGCGCCCCTCGGGGGCTCACTGGCGGTGCTGTTGACCGGCGCTGCTCCGTACGCGCGGGTGTATGTGCCCCAATCCATGCGCTTGCGCGTGCAGGTAGACGGACAGGCACAGGTTTTTCTCGAAGGTATTGGTGAGGCGGAGCGGTTAGCGGGGCGCGCGGGGCCTTTTCCCGGGCGTGTGCGCATGGTGCGCAATGCACCGAGTTTTACCCCCTATTACGCGCTCACTGGCGATGATGTGACGCGCCTGAGCTATATCGCGGAGATTCAGCTGGGTAAAGCGGCGGCACAATTGCCGGCGGGCCTGCCACTGCGCGCCAGCTTTTCCGGTAACGTGGGCGCGCCAGTACCGGATGGCGAGTTTCATGGCCAGCCGAATCCCACGCCCCAGTCTGCCCCGGTAGAGAGCGCCGAGGACGAACCCCCGGCGCTTCCCGCCACCGAAGATCCCGACCAATATGGGCCCTATGATGGCGAAAAGTGA
- a CDS encoding ABC transporter ATP-binding protein has translation MMAKSEVAIRARGLSKHFGRLRAVDDVNLTVGHRQIYGFLGPNGSGKSTSIRMLCGLLTPSAGEIEVLGLAIPAEAEALRQHIGYMTQQFSLFTDLTVRENLAFLASVQNIPSRQARQRIDELLAEYHFEDREDQLAGTLSGGQRQRLALAGAVVHRPQLLFLDEPTSAVDPESRRDFWEKLFELTEAGTTILVSTHYMDEAERCHRLAILDRGRLVADGSPAELTEGLSGRTLLVETREQHRAKQVLGQVPGVISAAQIGNSLRVLLAADRGSQQNIENALAAESVRADVGPVTPSLEDVFVAVTQRQAAGATHPMEHRV, from the coding sequence ATGATGGCGAAAAGTGAGGTGGCGATACGTGCCCGCGGCCTGAGCAAGCATTTTGGTCGCCTGCGCGCAGTGGATGATGTGAACCTCACCGTGGGGCATCGCCAGATCTACGGGTTTCTCGGCCCCAACGGCTCGGGTAAGTCCACCAGTATCCGCATGCTGTGCGGGTTGCTGACCCCCAGCGCGGGAGAGATCGAGGTGCTGGGGCTGGCAATTCCTGCCGAGGCAGAAGCACTTCGCCAGCATATCGGTTACATGACCCAGCAATTCTCTCTGTTTACCGATTTGACGGTGCGGGAAAACCTCGCGTTTCTTGCCTCGGTACAGAATATCCCCTCGCGCCAGGCCCGCCAGCGCATCGATGAACTGCTGGCTGAGTATCATTTTGAAGACCGCGAAGACCAGCTCGCCGGTACCTTGAGCGGCGGGCAACGGCAGCGTCTGGCACTGGCGGGTGCGGTGGTTCATCGTCCGCAACTGCTGTTTCTCGACGAGCCCACCAGTGCGGTGGATCCGGAATCCAGAAGGGATTTCTGGGAAAAGCTGTTCGAACTCACTGAGGCCGGCACCACCATTCTGGTGTCTACCCATTACATGGACGAGGCGGAACGCTGTCACCGCCTGGCGATTCTCGATCGCGGCCGGCTGGTGGCGGATGGCAGTCCCGCTGAGCTCACCGAAGGCCTGAGTGGCCGCACGCTGCTGGTGGAAACCCGGGAGCAGCACCGCGCCAAGCAGGTCTTGGGGCAAGTGCCTGGGGTGATCAGTGCGGCGCAGATTGGCAACAGCCTGCGGGTGCTGTTGGCGGCGGATCGCGGGAGCCAGCAGAATATCGAAAACGCCCTGGCGGCCGAAAGCGTACGCGCAGACGTGGGGCCGGTCACACCCAGTCTCGAGGATGTGTTTGTCGCCGTGACCCAGCGGCAGGCGGCGGGTGCCACGCACCCAATGGAGCACCGGGTGTGA
- a CDS encoding ABC transporter permease, whose amino-acid sequence MNGRRLLAVLVKEFRQMRRDRMTLAMIVGIPLMQLLLFGYAINLNLRHLPAAIADQSHTSASRQQVMDMLATGVIEPVAQASTPEQLVELLRRGEISVGVFLPYDYERRLALGQEAIQIMVDGSDTVVQSAAAQLAQVPVGAPPPENNTRLPNRQSSVPLASGPVSIVSFYNPQRVSAINIVPGLIGIILTMTMVMFTAVAIVRERERGNMELLIATPVRSSELMIGKILPYGLIGLIQTSLILLLGKWVFEVPIRGSLMDVYIAAVLLILANLAMGLLISTRAQSQFQAMQMTLFVFLPSILLSGFMFPFDGMPKAAQWLAELLPLTHFIRLVRGVMLRGADIIELWPDLLALLVFILVMMTLAITRFRKRLD is encoded by the coding sequence GTGAACGGGCGGCGCCTGCTGGCCGTGCTGGTCAAGGAATTCCGGCAGATGCGTCGCGACCGGATGACCCTGGCCATGATTGTGGGCATTCCCCTCATGCAGCTTCTGTTGTTCGGCTACGCCATCAATCTCAATCTGCGCCACCTGCCCGCGGCCATCGCCGACCAGTCCCATACCAGTGCGTCCCGCCAGCAGGTGATGGATATGCTGGCCACCGGGGTGATCGAACCCGTCGCTCAGGCCAGCACCCCCGAGCAACTGGTGGAATTGTTGCGGCGGGGAGAGATCAGTGTGGGAGTTTTCCTGCCGTACGATTACGAGCGCCGCCTGGCGTTGGGGCAGGAGGCCATCCAGATCATGGTCGACGGCAGCGACACCGTGGTGCAAAGCGCCGCTGCCCAGCTGGCCCAGGTTCCCGTGGGTGCGCCGCCGCCTGAGAACAATACCCGGCTGCCCAACCGCCAGTCGTCGGTACCCCTGGCGTCCGGTCCGGTGAGCATTGTCAGCTTCTACAACCCCCAGCGGGTTTCGGCGATCAATATCGTGCCGGGGCTGATCGGTATCATCCTCACCATGACCATGGTGATGTTTACCGCGGTCGCCATCGTGCGCGAGCGGGAGCGGGGCAATATGGAGCTGCTGATCGCGACGCCGGTGCGCAGTTCGGAACTGATGATTGGCAAGATTTTGCCCTACGGGCTGATTGGCCTGATTCAGACCAGCCTGATTCTGCTGCTGGGCAAGTGGGTTTTTGAGGTGCCTATCCGCGGCAGCCTGATGGATGTGTATATCGCGGCGGTACTGCTGATCCTCGCCAACCTGGCGATGGGGCTGCTGATTTCTACCCGCGCCCAGTCCCAGTTCCAGGCCATGCAGATGACGTTGTTCGTCTTTTTGCCGTCCATCCTGTTATCGGGCTTCATGTTTCCCTTTGACGGAATGCCAAAGGCCGCGCAATGGCTGGCGGAGCTGTTGCCGCTGACGCATTTTATTCGCCTGGTGCGCGGCGTCATGTTGCGAGGGGCGGATATCATCGAGCTGTGGCCGGATCTGTTGGCACTGCTGGTGTTTATTCTGGTGATGATGACGCTCGCCATTACCCGCTTCCGCAAGCGGCTCGATTGA
- a CDS encoding VWA domain-containing protein produces the protein MKSIFGILLIGLCLGAVLSSCGEPVARNQGVYMLVDTSGTYTEELGKAQQVINFTLARLNPGDTFAVASINTGSFSEKNIHAKVTFDDRPSVANRQKQAFQQRIDAFVENAQPAAYTDITGGLLQAVEFLNEKQPGRKTILIFSDLKEEIKEGYNRDLALALNGFDLVALNVTKLNSDNVDPSEYLGRLQQWQERVEQGGGSWRVVNDLERLEKILP, from the coding sequence ATGAAGTCGATCTTCGGCATTCTTTTGATCGGTCTGTGCCTGGGCGCCGTATTATCCAGCTGCGGTGAACCGGTGGCGCGTAACCAGGGGGTGTACATGCTGGTCGATACCTCCGGCACCTATACCGAAGAACTGGGTAAGGCGCAGCAGGTCATCAATTTTACCCTCGCGCGACTGAATCCTGGCGACACCTTCGCCGTGGCCAGCATCAATACCGGCAGTTTCAGTGAGAAAAATATTCATGCCAAGGTGACCTTTGACGATCGCCCCAGTGTTGCCAATCGCCAGAAACAGGCGTTCCAGCAACGTATTGATGCCTTTGTGGAAAATGCACAGCCGGCGGCGTATACGGATATTACCGGCGGCCTGTTGCAGGCGGTGGAGTTCCTGAACGAAAAGCAGCCGGGTCGCAAAACCATCCTGATTTTTTCCGACCTGAAGGAAGAGATAAAAGAGGGCTACAACCGCGACCTCGCGCTGGCATTAAACGGGTTTGACCTGGTGGCCCTGAATGTTACCAAGCTGAATAGCGACAACGTCGACCCTAGCGAATATCTTGGGCGCCTGCAGCAGTGGCAGGAAAGAGTAGAGCAGGGCGGTGGAAGCTGGCGCGTGGTCAACGACCTGGAGCGGCTGGAAAAAATCCTGCCGTAA
- a CDS encoding glycerophosphodiester phosphodiesterase, translated as MHLNPSDCWPRIKPRPLIIAHGDEGGRGLYPGNTLLYLREMLALGVDALEIDLNLTADGHLVLLHDPTLERTTDGRGAVTDKTLAELKNLNAAYHWSPDGKAYPYRNSPQPLVTIDEVFAEFPNARMIIELKNKDHRAASALQRAIVRAGCEARVIVSSFHRGVIREFRRLCPQVNTGATLPEALQFYAAQLVAAERWLAPAYQSMQLPSRYYGLPVFTRRFVRAARRCGLHLSVWTVNEPAPMRHFIDLGLDGIVTDRPDRLLSILGE; from the coding sequence ATGCATTTGAACCCTTCTGATTGCTGGCCCCGGATCAAGCCCCGCCCTCTGATCATTGCCCATGGGGATGAAGGCGGGCGTGGCCTGTACCCGGGGAATACCCTGCTGTACCTGCGCGAGATGCTGGCGCTGGGGGTGGATGCGCTGGAGATTGACCTGAACCTCACCGCTGACGGTCACCTGGTATTGCTGCATGACCCGACGTTGGAGCGCACCACCGACGGCCGCGGTGCGGTCACCGACAAAACCCTGGCGGAGCTGAAAAACCTGAACGCCGCTTACCACTGGTCACCGGATGGCAAGGCCTATCCCTATCGCAATAGCCCGCAACCGCTGGTCACCATCGATGAAGTGTTCGCTGAATTCCCCAACGCGCGCATGATCATCGAGCTGAAAAACAAGGACCACCGTGCGGCCAGCGCATTGCAGCGGGCCATCGTCCGCGCGGGATGTGAGGCGCGGGTGATCGTGTCGTCCTTTCATCGCGGCGTGATTCGCGAATTTCGCAGGCTGTGCCCGCAGGTAAACACCGGGGCCACGCTGCCAGAAGCGCTGCAGTTCTACGCGGCGCAGCTGGTGGCCGCCGAGCGGTGGCTCGCGCCCGCCTACCAATCCATGCAACTGCCGTCCCGTTATTACGGGCTGCCGGTATTTACCCGGCGGTTTGTGCGGGCAGCGCGCCGCTGTGGTCTGCATCTTTCGGTGTGGACCGTGAACGAGCCCGCACCCATGCGGCACTTTATCGACCTGGGCCTGGACGGTATCGTGACCGATCGCCCGGACAGACTGTTATCCATTCTGGGAGAATGA
- a CDS encoding glycerophosphodiester phosphodiesterase: MIKRLLLLLLLALLIFVGWRYLAARPAPDTGLQFPSHPSKGFHRPLVIAHADDSGRGLYPGNTAIFLQKMAEMKVDVLEMDVHATADDALVLMHDATVDRTTDGQGPIRDKTLAELQQLNVAFHWSQDGTRFPYRDNPQRILTVDEVFQRYPRYPMIVELKTPDPEAARALCRKLNAYDKTSLVIVSSFHQQAVDEMREVCPQVATGAGSDEVKMFAAASWLRLFHLLSPRYQALHIPPHYEGITLVGPSSVRQVQNHGVRVDVWTVNEETDMRRLIGHGVDGIMTDRPDRLINLIKELEEFEEMNQ, translated from the coding sequence ATGATCAAGCGTTTACTGCTGCTCCTGCTACTCGCCCTGCTGATTTTTGTGGGCTGGCGCTATCTTGCGGCGCGCCCCGCGCCCGACACGGGTTTGCAATTCCCGTCCCATCCGAGCAAAGGTTTTCACCGGCCGCTGGTGATCGCCCATGCGGATGATTCTGGCCGCGGCCTGTATCCGGGCAATACCGCCATATTCCTGCAGAAGATGGCGGAGATGAAGGTGGATGTTCTGGAGATGGACGTACACGCCACCGCGGACGATGCGCTGGTGCTGATGCACGATGCAACGGTGGACCGTACTACCGACGGGCAGGGGCCCATCCGTGACAAAACTCTGGCGGAGCTGCAGCAGCTGAACGTCGCCTTCCACTGGAGCCAGGACGGCACCCGCTTTCCCTATCGCGACAACCCGCAGCGTATTCTCACGGTGGATGAGGTGTTCCAGCGTTATCCCCGCTACCCGATGATCGTCGAGTTGAAAACGCCCGACCCGGAGGCGGCGCGCGCCCTGTGTCGCAAGCTCAACGCGTATGACAAAACCAGCCTGGTGATTGTATCGTCCTTCCATCAGCAGGCGGTGGACGAGATGCGGGAGGTATGCCCGCAGGTGGCAACCGGAGCTGGCTCCGACGAAGTCAAGATGTTCGCTGCGGCGTCCTGGCTGCGGCTGTTTCACCTGCTGAGCCCCCGTTACCAGGCCCTGCATATTCCCCCGCACTACGAAGGCATCACGCTGGTGGGCCCAAGTTCCGTGCGACAGGTCCAAAATCACGGTGTGCGCGTAGATGTGTGGACCGTCAATGAAGAAACGGATATGCGCCGCCTGATTGGGCACGGTGTAGATGGGATAATGACCGACAGGCCCGACCGCCTGATCAACCTGATAAAAGAACTGGAAGAGTTTGAGGAGATGAACCAATGA
- a CDS encoding MBL fold metallo-hydrolase, translated as MNTPLLKRILAAGLLALSAMPVHAQRDFSNVEIKPQTVSENLYMLTGAGGNMALFVGDDGAFLVDDQFAPLSEKILAEVTKLTDKPLRFVVNTHWHGDHTGGNENMGKAGALVVAHENVRKRMSTEQFTKLWNRTTPAAPPEALPVITFTDATTFHWNGDEVRVQHVGPAHTDGDSIIHFKNANVIHMGDTFFNGSYPYIDISAGGNVDGVIENARKVLEMADGNTKIIPGHGPLTDKQGLQQYHDLLVRLRNKIKTLVDAGNTKEQVIAAKPTKEFDEKYGQGFMKPDIWTGLVYESLTQK; from the coding sequence ATGAACACGCCGCTACTGAAACGAATACTGGCCGCGGGCCTGCTGGCGCTGAGCGCCATGCCCGTGCATGCGCAGCGGGATTTCTCCAACGTGGAAATCAAGCCGCAGACGGTATCCGAAAATTTGTACATGTTGACCGGAGCGGGCGGCAACATGGCGCTGTTTGTGGGAGACGATGGTGCCTTTCTGGTCGATGACCAGTTTGCGCCCCTGAGTGAGAAAATTCTCGCCGAGGTTACCAAGCTGACGGACAAGCCACTGCGTTTTGTGGTCAACACCCACTGGCATGGGGATCACACCGGCGGCAACGAAAATATGGGTAAGGCCGGCGCCCTGGTTGTGGCCCATGAAAATGTACGCAAGCGCATGAGCACCGAGCAGTTCACCAAGCTGTGGAACCGCACCACACCGGCCGCGCCGCCGGAAGCCCTGCCGGTGATCACCTTTACCGATGCCACCACCTTTCACTGGAACGGAGATGAAGTGCGGGTACAGCATGTGGGGCCGGCGCACACCGATGGGGATTCAATCATCCACTTCAAGAATGCCAATGTCATTCATATGGGCGACACCTTCTTTAACGGCAGCTACCCCTACATTGATATCTCAGCTGGTGGCAATGTCGATGGGGTGATTGAAAATGCGCGCAAGGTGCTGGAGATGGCCGATGGGAATACCAAAATCATTCCCGGCCACGGCCCGCTGACCGACAAGCAGGGCTTGCAGCAATATCACGATCTGCTGGTGCGCCTGCGCAACAAAATCAAGACGCTGGTGGATGCAGGAAACACCAAGGAGCAGGTGATTGCCGCCAAGCCCACCAAAGAGTTTGACGAGAAGTACGGCCAGGGGTTTATGAAGCCGGACATCTGGACCGGTCTCGTCTACGAATCGCTCACGCAAAAGTAG